DNA sequence from the Strigops habroptila isolate Jane chromosome 4, bStrHab1.2.pri, whole genome shotgun sequence genome:
GCCTTTATTAGTAGTTTAGGCTGTTGTGACTCATGGGTTTTCATTCAGGAGCCAGCAATATACAATCCAGATTCACTCATCTGAGAGACCTGAACTGTAGCCAAAGCCATGAAAAATACTTGTTCCCTGAGTGTTGTGTCAGCTGCCTGCAAAGACCTGCAGAGAGAGATATAAAAGCAACACGTTGCTGCAAGTGAAGTACTTCATCTGATGAAAATAGGCTGGAAGCTCCAAAAGGTTCAGGAGAGCCATTCTTGTTTGGAAGCTAGGAGAATGGCTTCAAGGGTTAATCTCTTCGATTAACTGCAGATATCCAGTGCCATCCAACGTGGAAAAGACCTTGCAGCTGTAAGAGGTGATCCCATCCACAGGTATGTGAGGACATTCCCTGAAAGGTCCAggtgagctctgctctggtAGAAATCACTGCAGCAAGTGAGGAGGCTGCTCTGATTTATGCCAGGTAAAGGTTTGCTCCTCTATGTTGGTTAAAGAAGATTAAATATTCCTGCTGGGATGCACTCATAGAATCCCtgactgatttgggttggaaggggcctttaaggctcatccagttccaacttccttccagggacaccttccactagagcaggttgctccaagcccctgtgtccaacctggccttgaacactgccagggatggggcagccacagcttctctgggcaccctgtgccagcgcctcagcaccctcacagggaagagcttctgcctcagagctcatctcaatctcccctctggcaggttaaagccattccccttggcctgtccctacagccccttgtccaaagcccctctccaggtttcctggagcccctttaggcactggtCAGAAATCACAGTGCTTATGATATGTTTAAGGAGCCTGGGacaagaagagaggagaaaattcTCAAGGAAAGATTAACCCACCCACTGACCATGAAATAAAGTGAcattcactttaaaaagcaaagaatatttCTATAAAGAAATGTTCTGCTGGTGGAGAATGGATCTTCACTGAGTCTTCTGGTCCTGGCACTCATCTGCTGGGGTAAGACTTTGATTCTCATCTTTAATCCTGTAAAGATTTACTTGTTTTATTCTGAACCTTCATGTTATCAGGGACAGAAGCCTGTAATTCACACTTTCATGAGGGTGAGCAGCTTAATTTAGTGCCTAAACTTAGACAACCAGAGTTTAGTGAGTTTggctcagcacagctccatgGTCTCATCCGTGGTGTTGACTCCCCTTAATTGTATATTTTCTATATTGTACTAAGGAAAGAACATCTTCAGCCTCAAATTTTGCTCATGGCCTCCCTGGTTTCACCTCCCCAAGGTTTCCAAGACTGTAATGTTTAACTCTTCATGTTCTGAATGGGTTTTAGGGTCAGGCAGcacctccttcctttctccttccttaatTTCCAACAAATTTAAGACTCTCTTTCCTTCACCTCTCTGTCCTTTCCAAAACCACCAACGGAAAGCTACAGTATTTTTAGGCTCATATTAGTTGTAGatagaagctgctgcttttttattctgGGCACCTTATATTGATTGGCTTGATATGGGGAGCGAGGAAACAAACGTGGAGAACAACTTAATCGTAGGAGGTCAAGGGCAGAACTGAAGACTCGGTCTGTGTCACTTTaatccctctctgctgctgtatcCATTGATCTCATCAAACTGTAGGTACCAAAAtgggattctgtgatacaaACGAACCTGTCCAAAGTTGTTCAGGAAAGCTGGGATGCTCTCCCTTCAGAAGGAGCCTCCTCTTTCCGTGGGCTGTATAGGAGGGCAAGCTTGGAGCAGATGGCCACAGAGCAGTCCATCCCACTGTAGCTCCCTGGAAATGAATGGTCCGGGTGCCCTGGATGCACACAGTGTAATTGTCAATTTATCCCATTCCAGTTCAAATAAAGGCATGGTTTCTACTGTCCTGTGTTTTCTAGgctctctccttcctcagcaGACACAAAGCCCTGAATGGCAGAGCAGaatcacagctctgcagcagagttCGTCTTCAAGGGCCTCAGTGACCAAGCGGAGATGAAGGCAGCTCTCTTTGTGCTGTTGCTGCTCATCTACACCATCACCCTTCTGGGCAATGCAGGGATAATCGTAGCCATCCGAGGTCACCCACGGCTCCACACatccatgtacttcttcctggGCAGCCTCTCCATTGTTGAcatctgcttctcctctgtgaCTGCCCCCAGGACCTTGGTGAACTTCCTATCAGAAAGGAAGACCATTTCCTTTGCTGGGTGCATGGGTCAAGCCTTCTTCTACATCATCTTTGTGACGACTGAGTGTTTCCTTCTGGCTGTCATGGCATATGACCGGTATGTGGCCATCTGCAACCCCTTACTCTACTCCTCTGTCATGACTCGGAGGTTGTGcgtggggctggtggtggggtGCTACATTGGGGGTGTCCTGAACTCCATCATTCAGATGACTTTCATCATCAGACTGCCCTTCTGCAGCTCCAATGTCATCAATCACTTCTTCTGTGATGTTCCTCCCCTCCTGGCTCTGTCCTGTGCCAGCACATACATCAGTGAGATGATCCTCTTCTCCTTGGCCGGCATCATTGAGCTCAGCACCATCTCTGCCATTCTGGTTTCCTACATCTTCATCTTCTTTGCCATCCTGAGAATCCGTTCAGCTGAGGGCAGGCAAAAAGCCTTCTCCACCTGTGTGTCCCACCTGACCGTGGTGACCATGTTGTATGGGACAACCATCTTCATGTATTTACGCCCCAGCTCTAGTTACTCCCTGAACACTGACAAAGTGGTCTCTGTCTTCTACACAGTGGTGATCCCCATGC
Encoded proteins:
- the LOC115607013 gene encoding olfactory receptor 1009, with amino-acid sequence MAEQNHSSAAEFVFKGLSDQAEMKAALFVLLLLIYTITLLGNAGIIVAIRGHPRLHTSMYFFLGSLSIVDICFSSVTAPRTLVNFLSERKTISFAGCMGQAFFYIIFVTTECFLLAVMAYDRYVAICNPLLYSSVMTRRLCVGLVVGCYIGGVLNSIIQMTFIIRLPFCSSNVINHFFCDVPPLLALSCASTYISEMILFSLAGIIELSTISAILVSYIFIFFAILRIRSAEGRQKAFSTCVSHLTVVTMLYGTTIFMYLRPSSSYSLNTDKVVSVFYTVVIPMLNPLIYSLRNKEMKDALRRTAERITVRL